The following coding sequences are from one Verrucomicrobiota bacterium window:
- a CDS encoding alkaline phosphatase family protein, with protein MLAAAVAGIVWVGPAVAGGYGDGGNRGRVDHVLLVSVDGMHQSDLAWYVQTHPKSTMAALMAQGVDYSNASTPFPSDSFPGMVGQVTGGNPSSSGIYYDDTWNHALLPPGTTDCAGIAPGTEVTYFEAIDKNQGALDAGQGIVPAPGNDPWANILQMTRNPVNVIDPSKLPVDPSTCQPLYPNQYLQVNTIFEVAHRHHLRTAWSDKHPAYLILSGPSGKGVDDYFTPEINSSANPAAPTDASQPDWTTDNLATQQYDNYKVQAVLNWITGHNHDGSGDPGTPAIFGMNFQSVSTAQKLPTSRTEGDLSGTATGGYLADGATPGPVLSNALDFVDQSLGSMMSALARRGILERTAIIVSAKHGQSPMNPAALNRIKDGQIIAALNAAWNSSSQGGNSSAAPLVALGTDDDGMLLWLNDRSEAATDFARQFLLNYNDSSASIDGKPVTSAGLLQVYAGAAAAQLIGVDRSDPRVPDVIGIAQYGVVYTSHQSKIAEHGGDHLDDRNVPILVAWPGAAGGTAVTAPVETTQIAPTILELLGLDPNELQAVRIEGTPPLF; from the coding sequence ATGCTCGCTGCCGCCGTTGCCGGCATTGTGTGGGTAGGTCCGGCGGTGGCCGGCGGTTATGGCGACGGCGGCAACCGCGGAAGGGTCGATCACGTGCTGCTGGTGTCGGTCGACGGAATGCATCAGTCCGACCTGGCTTGGTACGTCCAGACCCACCCTAAATCCACGATGGCAGCGTTGATGGCGCAGGGCGTCGACTACTCCAACGCGAGCACGCCCTTTCCCTCGGACTCCTTCCCGGGAATGGTCGGCCAAGTGACGGGAGGCAATCCTTCTAGCTCCGGCATCTACTATGACGATACCTGGAACCATGCGCTGCTCCCACCAGGGACCACGGACTGCGCCGGGATCGCGCCGGGCACCGAGGTCACCTACTTCGAGGCCATCGACAAAAATCAAGGCGCCCTCGACGCGGGTCAGGGCATCGTGCCGGCCCCGGGCAATGATCCTTGGGCCAACATTCTGCAGATGACCCGCAACCCCGTGAACGTGATTGATCCCTCGAAGCTGCCCGTCGATCCCTCGACTTGCCAGCCGCTCTACCCCAACCAATACCTGCAGGTGAACACGATTTTCGAGGTGGCCCACCGGCACCATTTGCGGACCGCGTGGTCCGACAAGCACCCCGCCTACCTGATCCTGTCCGGTCCGTCCGGGAAAGGGGTTGATGATTACTTTACTCCCGAAATCAACAGCAGCGCCAACCCGGCCGCTCCGACCGACGCGAGTCAGCCGGATTGGACCACCGACAACCTCGCGACCCAGCAGTACGACAACTACAAGGTTCAGGCCGTCCTTAACTGGATCACTGGTCACAACCACGATGGTTCCGGCGACCCGGGGACTCCGGCGATCTTTGGCATGAACTTCCAGAGCGTCTCGACGGCCCAGAAGCTGCCTACTTCCAGGACGGAGGGTGATTTGTCGGGAACCGCTACAGGCGGCTACCTCGCCGATGGCGCGACCCCCGGGCCGGTCTTGAGCAACGCGCTCGACTTCGTCGATCAATCCCTGGGAAGCATGATGAGCGCCCTCGCGCGGCGCGGCATTCTCGAGCGCACCGCGATCATCGTGTCGGCCAAGCACGGCCAGTCGCCGATGAACCCCGCGGCCCTCAACCGGATCAAAGACGGCCAGATCATCGCCGCCCTCAACGCTGCGTGGAACAGCTCCAGCCAGGGCGGGAATTCGAGCGCCGCACCACTGGTAGCTTTGGGGACCGATGACGACGGCATGCTCCTCTGGCTCAACGACCGGTCCGAGGCCGCCACCGACTTCGCGCGCCAGTTCCTCCTAAACTACAATGATTCGTCCGCAAGCATCGACGGCAAGCCCGTCACGTCTGCCGGTCTTTTACAGGTCTACGCCGGCGCCGCTGCGGCGCAGCTTATCGGCGTCGATCGGAGTGATCCTCGGGTGCCCGACGTGATCGGCATCGCGCAGTATGGGGTCGTCTACACCAGCCACCAGAGCAAGATCGCCGAGCACGGCGGTGATCACCTCGACGATCGGAATGTGCCCATCCTGGTCGCCTGGCCCGGGGCGGCTGGCGGTACGGCCGTTACGGCGCCCGTCGAAACGACGCAGATAGCCCCAACCATCCTGGAGTTGCTCGGTCTCGACCCCAACGAGCTCCAGGCGGTCCGTATCGAGGGCACGCCGCCCCTCTTCTAA